GCTGGCAAAAGAATTAAGCACTTGGTTGGATTTGCCGATTTTATATGCAGATAAGCAAGTTTAAAAAAAATAAATTAGGGCGAACAGGTATTCAATACAATTAAATAATCCCTAGAACTATCGCTAAGTAAATATTCTGTTTGTTTCAATCGAAATTAGAAAAGTTTAAGGAGTAATATTGCTTATGCTAGTGAATAAGATATTAGACGAGCGCTATCAAATTCAGCAGGAGTTAAGCAAAAAAAACGGACGAAAAACCCTTTTAGCGCATGATTTGCATACGTCAGAATTAGTAGTTATTAAATTACTATCATTAAGTAGTGATTTTGAATGGGATGACCTTAAATTATTTGAGCGAGAAGCGGAAACTCTAAAAAGACTCAATCATCCCTCGATTCCTCGTTATTTAAATTACTTCGATGTAAATTTACAAAACCTAAAAGGATTTGCTTTAGTACAAACCTATATTCCTGCAAAAACTCTAGAGCAATATTTACAAGCAGGTCGAACTTTCACTGAAGAAGAAGTAAAAGAAATAGCTCTATCTATTTTAGAAATTTTGATTTACTTGCACGAACAAAACCCACCTGTCATTCATCGCGATATCAAGCCAAGTAATATTTTATTAACCGATAGGTCTGGTAATAGTGTTGGTAACGTTTATTTAGTCGATTTTGGCTCTGTGCAAACTATTTCTGACAGCAAAGGTGGAACAATGACTATAGTAGGAACCTATGGCTATATGCCACCCGAACAATTTGGCGGACGCACTGTTGCTAGTTCTGATCTTTATGGTTTAGGTGCTACTTTAATTTATTTAGTAACCGGAACCCATCCCGCAGATTTACCACAAAAGGATTTTCGCATTCAATTTAGGCAAAAAGCTAATCTTACCCCAAGCTTTACCAACTGGTTGCAGCAGATGACGGAACCAAGGTTGGAAGAGCGTCTGGATTCTGCAAAGCTAGCGCTACAATCGCTTAATGAACCACGGTTAAATCTCATTTGTAAGGGTGTTAAAAAGCCATTCGGAAGTAAAATTAAATTAACCAAAAACATACATAGTATAGAAATTTTTATCCCTCCATCTGGCTTTTTTGACTTAATCAAAGCTGGGGCTAGTATGTTTTTTCTTACTCCAATTATTTGGGGTTTAACCTGGTTTTTAACTTTTCAGTTTTTTTCTCTTGGTTTGGTAACTATATTGTTCCTACTCTTCTTCTGGCTACCATTAATGTTTCTAAGTTTATGGATATTAATTTTTTGGGTATGTTTCCCATATTCACTTATCGACTCTTTATTGGGTAAACGACGATTGCGTATAGAATCAGAGCTGATTTACTTCACCCATGAGTTGTTAGGATTTGAGTTTGAGTCTTTTCTCGCAATC
The genomic region above belongs to Coleofasciculus sp. FACHB-T130 and contains:
- a CDS encoding serine/threonine-protein kinase — its product is MLVNKILDERYQIQQELSKKNGRKTLLAHDLHTSELVVIKLLSLSSDFEWDDLKLFEREAETLKRLNHPSIPRYLNYFDVNLQNLKGFALVQTYIPAKTLEQYLQAGRTFTEEEVKEIALSILEILIYLHEQNPPVIHRDIKPSNILLTDRSGNSVGNVYLVDFGSVQTISDSKGGTMTIVGTYGYMPPEQFGGRTVASSDLYGLGATLIYLVTGTHPADLPQKDFRIQFRQKANLTPSFTNWLQQMTEPRLEERLDSAKLALQSLNEPRLNLICKGVKKPFGSKIKLTKNIHSIEIFIPPSGFFDLIKAGASMFFLTPIIWGLTWFLTFQFFSLGLVTILFLLFFWLPLMFLSLWILIFWVCFPYSLIDSLLGKRRLRIESELIYFTHELLGFEFESFLAIKNITKLIYNPGEFINKDREQYPDTLEIWGENQKIEISSSIKSNVEKEWIAHELSEWLNVPITQN